The following proteins are encoded in a genomic region of Thunnus maccoyii chromosome 8, fThuMac1.1, whole genome shotgun sequence:
- the maea gene encoding E3 ubiquitin-protein transferase MAEA isoform X2: MAVQETASQLSMALKVQEYPTLKVPYETLNKRFRAAQKNIDRETSHVTMVVAELEKTLSSFPVVDSVVSLLDGVVEKLSALKRKAAESIQAEDESAKLCKRRIEHLKEHSSDQPASVNLWKKKRMDRMMVEHLLRCGYYNTAVKLARQSGIEDLVNIEMFLTAKEVEESLERQETATCLAWCHDNKSRLRKMKSCLEFSLRIQEFIELIRQNKRMDAVRHARKHFSQAEGGQLDEVRQVMGMLAFPSDTHISPYKDLLDPARWKMLIQQFRYDNYRLHQLGNNSVFTITLQAGLSAIKTPQCYKEDGTSKNPDCPVCSKSLNKLAQPLPMAHCANSRLVCKISGEVMNENNPPMMLPNGYVYGYNSLLSIRQDDKVVCPRTKEVFNFSQAEKVYIM, translated from the exons GTGCCCTACGAGACTCTGAACAAACGTTTCAGGGCAGCTCAGAAGAACATCGACAGGGAGACGAGTCACGTGACGATGGTGGTTGCGGAGCTGGAGAAGACGCTTAGCAGCTTCCCGGTGGTCGACTCCGTGGTGTCACTGCTGGATGGAGTGGTGGAAAAACTCAGCGCCCTGAAGAGGAAG GCTGCCGAGTCCATCCAAGCAGAAGACGAGAGCGCCAAGCTGTGTAAGCGTCGTATCGAGCACTTGAAAGAGCACAGCAGCGACCAGCCAGCCTCGGTCAACCTGTGGAAGAAGAAACGCATGGACCGCATGATGGTGGAGCACCTGCTGCGCTGCGGCTACTACAACACAGCTGTTAAACTGGCCAGACAGAGCGGTATAGAG GATCTGGTGAACATTGAGATGTTCCTCACAGCTAAGGAGGTGGAGGAGTCCCTGGAGAGGCAGGAGACAGCCACTTGCCTAGCCTGGTGCCACGACAATAAGTCCCGCCTCCGCAAGATGAAG aGTTGTCTTGAATTCAGTCTGAGAATCCAGGAGTTCATTGAGCtcatcagacaaaacaaacgaATGGATGCAGTAAG ACATGCAAGGAAACACTTCAGCCAAGCAGAGGGTGGGCAGTTGGATGAGGTTCGACAGGTGATGGGCATGCTGGCCTTCCCATCAGATACACACATCTCCCCATACAAG GATCTTTTGGATCCAGCTCGCTGGAAGATGCTGATCCAGCAGTTCCGATATGACAACTACAGACTGCACCAACTGGGAAACAACTCTGTCTTCACTATCACCTTACAGGCTGGTCTGTCTGCCATCAAGACACC TCAGTGCTACAAGGAGGATGGTACCTCTAAGAACCCAGACTGCCCAGTGTGCAGTAAATCCCTAAACAAGTTGGCCCAGCCGCTACCCATGGCCCACTGCGCCAACTCCAGACTAGTCTGTAAGATCTCTGGGGAGgtcatgaatgaaaacaatCCACCAATGATGCTGCCTAATGGATATGTGTACGGCTACAAT TCCCTTCTGTCTATTCGCCAAGATGACAAAGTGGTATGCCCCAGAACCAAAGAAGTCTTCAACTTCTCTCAGGCTGAGAAGGTCTACATCATGTGA
- the maea gene encoding E3 ubiquitin-protein transferase MAEA isoform X3, with protein sequence MVVAELEKTLSSFPVVDSVVSLLDGVVEKLSALKRKAAESIQAEDESAKLCKRRIEHLKEHSSDQPASVNLWKKKRMDRMMVEHLLRCGYYNTAVKLARQSGIEDLVNIEMFLTAKEVEESLERQETATCLAWCHDNKSRLRKMKSCLEFSLRIQEFIELIRQNKRMDAVRHARKHFSQAEGGQLDEVRQVMGMLAFPSDTHISPYKDLLDPARWKMLIQQFRYDNYRLHQLGNNSVFTITLQAGLSAIKTPQCYKEDGTSKNPDCPVCSKSLNKLAQPLPMAHCANSRLVCKISGEVMNENNPPMMLPNGYVYGYNSLLSIRQDDKVVCPRTKEVFNFSQAEKVYIM encoded by the exons ATGGTGGTTGCGGAGCTGGAGAAGACGCTTAGCAGCTTCCCGGTGGTCGACTCCGTGGTGTCACTGCTGGATGGAGTGGTGGAAAAACTCAGCGCCCTGAAGAGGAAG GCTGCCGAGTCCATCCAAGCAGAAGACGAGAGCGCCAAGCTGTGTAAGCGTCGTATCGAGCACTTGAAAGAGCACAGCAGCGACCAGCCAGCCTCGGTCAACCTGTGGAAGAAGAAACGCATGGACCGCATGATGGTGGAGCACCTGCTGCGCTGCGGCTACTACAACACAGCTGTTAAACTGGCCAGACAGAGCGGTATAGAG GATCTGGTGAACATTGAGATGTTCCTCACAGCTAAGGAGGTGGAGGAGTCCCTGGAGAGGCAGGAGACAGCCACTTGCCTAGCCTGGTGCCACGACAATAAGTCCCGCCTCCGCAAGATGAAG aGTTGTCTTGAATTCAGTCTGAGAATCCAGGAGTTCATTGAGCtcatcagacaaaacaaacgaATGGATGCAGTAAG ACATGCAAGGAAACACTTCAGCCAAGCAGAGGGTGGGCAGTTGGATGAGGTTCGACAGGTGATGGGCATGCTGGCCTTCCCATCAGATACACACATCTCCCCATACAAG GATCTTTTGGATCCAGCTCGCTGGAAGATGCTGATCCAGCAGTTCCGATATGACAACTACAGACTGCACCAACTGGGAAACAACTCTGTCTTCACTATCACCTTACAGGCTGGTCTGTCTGCCATCAAGACACC TCAGTGCTACAAGGAGGATGGTACCTCTAAGAACCCAGACTGCCCAGTGTGCAGTAAATCCCTAAACAAGTTGGCCCAGCCGCTACCCATGGCCCACTGCGCCAACTCCAGACTAGTCTGTAAGATCTCTGGGGAGgtcatgaatgaaaacaatCCACCAATGATGCTGCCTAATGGATATGTGTACGGCTACAAT TCCCTTCTGTCTATTCGCCAAGATGACAAAGTGGTATGCCCCAGAACCAAAGAAGTCTTCAACTTCTCTCAGGCTGAGAAGGTCTACATCATGTGA
- the maea gene encoding E3 ubiquitin-protein transferase MAEA isoform X1 has translation MKYPEGLTSHQHVFRNLLNDAFFFLFPKIKIHGCCQHQVPYETLNKRFRAAQKNIDRETSHVTMVVAELEKTLSSFPVVDSVVSLLDGVVEKLSALKRKAAESIQAEDESAKLCKRRIEHLKEHSSDQPASVNLWKKKRMDRMMVEHLLRCGYYNTAVKLARQSGIEDLVNIEMFLTAKEVEESLERQETATCLAWCHDNKSRLRKMKSCLEFSLRIQEFIELIRQNKRMDAVRHARKHFSQAEGGQLDEVRQVMGMLAFPSDTHISPYKDLLDPARWKMLIQQFRYDNYRLHQLGNNSVFTITLQAGLSAIKTPQCYKEDGTSKNPDCPVCSKSLNKLAQPLPMAHCANSRLVCKISGEVMNENNPPMMLPNGYVYGYNSLLSIRQDDKVVCPRTKEVFNFSQAEKVYIM, from the exons GTGCCCTACGAGACTCTGAACAAACGTTTCAGGGCAGCTCAGAAGAACATCGACAGGGAGACGAGTCACGTGACGATGGTGGTTGCGGAGCTGGAGAAGACGCTTAGCAGCTTCCCGGTGGTCGACTCCGTGGTGTCACTGCTGGATGGAGTGGTGGAAAAACTCAGCGCCCTGAAGAGGAAG GCTGCCGAGTCCATCCAAGCAGAAGACGAGAGCGCCAAGCTGTGTAAGCGTCGTATCGAGCACTTGAAAGAGCACAGCAGCGACCAGCCAGCCTCGGTCAACCTGTGGAAGAAGAAACGCATGGACCGCATGATGGTGGAGCACCTGCTGCGCTGCGGCTACTACAACACAGCTGTTAAACTGGCCAGACAGAGCGGTATAGAG GATCTGGTGAACATTGAGATGTTCCTCACAGCTAAGGAGGTGGAGGAGTCCCTGGAGAGGCAGGAGACAGCCACTTGCCTAGCCTGGTGCCACGACAATAAGTCCCGCCTCCGCAAGATGAAG aGTTGTCTTGAATTCAGTCTGAGAATCCAGGAGTTCATTGAGCtcatcagacaaaacaaacgaATGGATGCAGTAAG ACATGCAAGGAAACACTTCAGCCAAGCAGAGGGTGGGCAGTTGGATGAGGTTCGACAGGTGATGGGCATGCTGGCCTTCCCATCAGATACACACATCTCCCCATACAAG GATCTTTTGGATCCAGCTCGCTGGAAGATGCTGATCCAGCAGTTCCGATATGACAACTACAGACTGCACCAACTGGGAAACAACTCTGTCTTCACTATCACCTTACAGGCTGGTCTGTCTGCCATCAAGACACC TCAGTGCTACAAGGAGGATGGTACCTCTAAGAACCCAGACTGCCCAGTGTGCAGTAAATCCCTAAACAAGTTGGCCCAGCCGCTACCCATGGCCCACTGCGCCAACTCCAGACTAGTCTGTAAGATCTCTGGGGAGgtcatgaatgaaaacaatCCACCAATGATGCTGCCTAATGGATATGTGTACGGCTACAAT TCCCTTCTGTCTATTCGCCAAGATGACAAAGTGGTATGCCCCAGAACCAAAGAAGTCTTCAACTTCTCTCAGGCTGAGAAGGTCTACATCATGTGA
- the LOC121901491 gene encoding heterogeneous nuclear ribonucleoprotein A0-like, giving the protein MTDQLCKLFVGGLNVDTDDDGLRKHFEQYGTLTDCVVVVNKQLQRSRCFGFVTYSTPEEADAAMAARPHTVDGNSVEVKRAVAREDANKPEALAKVKKIFVGGLKDDIEEEHLSEYFSQYGQIEKAEVISEKETGKKRGFGFVYFTDHDAADKAVVVKFHTVNGHKVEVKKALTKQEMQAANRTGMAPRGRPGRGMRGNQNGYGSRDYGGNYNYGNGGGYNCGGYGGYGGPYGGGGYGDQGSGYGGGNGYNEFGSGYGQHSSGYGPMKGPPFGGQRSAAPYTRGGGGGGYPRGGYGGGY; this is encoded by the coding sequence atgaccgACCAGCTTTGTAAACTCTTCGTCGGTGGACTAAACGTGGACACCGACGACGATGGCCTGCGCAAGCACTTCGAGCAGTACGGTACGCTGACCGACTGCGTCGTGGTCGTGAACAAGCAGCTGCAGAGGTCCCGCTGCTTCGGCTTTGTCACCTACTCGACACCAGAGGAGGCCGACGCTGCGATGGCGGCCAGGCCGCACACCGTCGACGGAAACTCCGTCGAGGTGAAGCGGGCCGTGGCGAGAGAGGACGCTAACAAGCCGGAGGCCCTCGCAAAGGTGAAGAAAATCTTCGTCGGCGGCCTGAAAGACGACATCGAGGAGGAGCACCTGAGCGAATATTTCTCTCAGTACGGTCAGATCGAGAAGGCCGAAGTCATCTCGGAGAAGGAGACCGGGAAGAAACGGGGCTTCGGCTTTGTTTACTTCACCGATCACGACGCGGCCGACAAGGCGGTGGTAGTGAAGTTCCACACCGTCAATGGACACAAAGTTGAGGTGAAGAAAGCCCTGACCAAGCAGGAGATGCAAGCGGCCAACAGGACCGGCATGGCGCCGAGGGGAAGACCGGGCAGAGGCATGAGGGGGAATCAAAATGGCTACGGCAGCAGAGACTACGGCGGAAACTACAACTACGGAAATGGCGGAGGCTACAACTGTGGCGGCTACGGAGGTTACGGCGGACCATATGGGGGTGGCGGCTATGGCGACCAGGGAAGCGGCTATGGCGGTGGAAACGGCTACAACGAGTTTGGTAGCGGCTACGGGCAGCACTCTTCTGGCTACGGCCCCATGAAAGGGCCTCCCTTCGGCGGCCAGAGGAGCGCCGCTCCCTACACCCGAGGAGGGGGAGGCGGCGGATACCCGAGGGGGGGTTACGGCGGCGGCTACTAA
- the LOC121901490 gene encoding heterogeneous nuclear ribonucleoprotein A0-like, with the protein MTAKLCKLFVGGLNVETTEDGLRAYFEQYGTLSDCVVVMNQQLGRSRCFGFITYSTPEEADAAMAAKPHVVEGNNVELKRAIAREDANNPDILANVKKIFVGGVKDHIEADNLSEYFSQFGVVEKAEIISDKQTGRKRGFGFVFFEDTDSATKAVLTKFHTINGNKVEVKKALTKQEMSTGGRGGGRGRGRGMQSYGGGRGGGGGGYGGGYGGGYGGGYGGGYGGGYNGSGGYGGYGGGYDEYDNQMGGEYSNGDFGDGYGQQHSSYGAVKGGNYSYRSGAPYNRGGGGGGYGRGGGFGGGY; encoded by the coding sequence ATGACGGCGAAACTTTGCAAGCTTTTTGTCGGAGGTCTGAACGTGGAGACCACGGAAGATGGCCTCCGTGCGTATTTCGAGCAGTACGGCACGCTCAGCGACTGCGTTGTGGTGATGAACCAGCAGCTCGGACGGTCCCGCTGCTTCGGCTTCATCACCTACTCGACGCCGGAGGAGGCCGACGCAGCAATGGCGGCTAAGCCACATGTCGTTGAAGGCAACAACGTGGAGCTGAAGAGGGCCATAGCGCGGGAGGACGCCAACAACCCGGACATCCTCGCCAATGTCAAGAAAATCTTCGTCGGCGGCGTGAAAGACCACATCGAGGCGGACAACCTGAGCGAGTACTTCTCGCAGTTCGGCGTGGTGGAGAAGGCCGAGATCATCTCCGACAAGCAGACCGGCAGGAAGAGAGGCTTCGGCTTTGTCTTCTTCGAGGACACCGACTCCGCCACCAAAGCTGTGCTGACCAAATTCCACACCATCAACGGGAATAAGGTGGAGGTGAAGAAGGCCCTGACCAAGCAGGAGATGTCCACCGGCGGCCGCGGCGGAGGGAGAGGTCGAGGAAGAGGGATGCAAAGCTATGGCGGCGGAAGaggaggcggcggcggcggctaCGGCGGAGGCTACGGTGGCGGTTATGGAGGCGGCTACGGAGGAGGCTACGGCGGCGGTTACAACGGCAGTGGAGGCTACGGGGGGTATGGAGGGGGATACGACGAATACGACAACCAGATGGGGGGTGAATACAGTAATGGTGACTTTGGGGACGGCTACGGACAGCAGCACTCCAGTTATGGTGCAGTGAAGGGGGGTAACTACTCCTACAGGAGCGGGGCTCCTTACAACAGaggcggcggcggtggtggcTACGGCCGGGGCGGTGGGTTCGGCGGTGGCTATTAG